The Geothrix oryzae DNA window GGTTGGTCGTTCCGACGGTCCAGGCGGAAGCTCCGCCCAGGGGGGACAGCAGGGCCTTCCGTTGCGCCAGCGCCGAGCTTGCCCCGGCCAGGAGGCCCGCCGTGCGGCCGGCATATGCGAAGCCCTGGTAGAGGTCCGGGGTGTTCGGTCGGAGCAGCACGGCCTCCCGCAGGACGCCCAGGGCGAGGCTCTGGTTCCCGGTATCGGTGAGCATGAGGGACCAGAGGAAGGTGGCCCGGGGGTGCCCCGGAACCAGGGCCACGGCTCGTTGGAAGGCTTTGTGGGTAAAGGAGTTGAGGCCGATGCCCGCCTGTTCGGGATTCACCCACAGGCTGCGGTAGAGGTGGTCGCCCAGGGTGGCCCAGGCCGTGGCGCACTGCGGCTCGTCCTCCACCAGCCGCCGTGAGGCGGGCAGGTGGTCCGTGGCTTCCTGGTCATTGCGGATGGACATGGCCTGCAGCAGGGACCAGAAGTGGTCCGGGGACCTGGGCAGCAGGTCCGCGCGGAAGCGCTGGGAGGCCTTCAGGGGCCAGTGCTGGATCCAGGTGTCCAGGGCCTCCCTGGGGTCGAGTGGGGGGAGTGATTCCACGGCCCACGATTGGCCGGCCAGCAGCTGGGCCGCGGTGGTCCAGGCGGAGGTTAGGGCCAACTGCTGGTTCTCCCGGCGGGCCTGGAAGCGAAACAGCAGCACGCCTCCCGGCATCTGCCGGAGGATGGCCGGATCGGGGACTGCCGCGAGATGGGTGACCGCGGCGCCCGCCAGCACCTCGAGGTGATCGGCCATCAGCGTTTCGAGGCCGGGGTCCAGGTCGGCCTGGCCGGAAGAGGGGGCGATGATGAGCACCCGCAGCACCTTCCGGCTGCCCGTCTTCGCGCGCCAGAGCGCCAGACCGCCCAGCAGCAGGCCCAACAGCACCACCAGGAACAGCCAGGTCCTGGTCGAACGGGGGCCTGGGCGGAGGGAGGCCACTAGAAGGGCAGGTTGGGCCCGCCGCCCATCTTGGCCATGCGCTGCATGCGGGCCATGAACTTGGGATCGTTCATCTGGCCCATCATCTTCTTCGTCTCCACGAACTGCTTGATGAGCTGGTTGATCTCGCTCACGGGCCGGCCGCTGCCCGAGGCGATGCGGCGCTTGCGCTTGCCGTCCAGCAGGTTGTGGTTGGCGCGCTCGGCGGGCGTCATGGAGTTGATGATGGCCTCCAAGTGCTTGATGCGCTTGTCCGTGGCCACGCTCGCCAGCTGCTCCTTCATCTGCCCCAGGCCCGGCAGCATGCCAAGGATCTTGTTCATGGAGCCCAGCTTCTGGACCTGCTGGAACTGCTTGCGCATGTCCTCCAGCGTGAACTGGTTCTTGGCCAGGCGCTTGGCCATGACCTCCGCTTCCTTCTCGTCGAGCTTGTCCTTGGCGTGCTCGATGAGGCTGAGGACATCGCCCATGCCCAGGATGCGCTGGGCCATGCGGTCGGGATGGAAGCGCTGGAAGTCCTCCAGCTTCTCGCCCTCACCCACGAACTTCAGGGGCTGGCCCGTGGCCTGCTTGATGCTGAAGGCCGCGCCGCCACGGGTGTCGCCATCGGTCTTGGTGAGCACCACGCCCGTGATGCCCAGCTTCTCGTGGAAGGCTGTGGCGCTGCGGACGGCGTCCTGGCCCGTCATGGCATCGGCCACGAAGAAGATCTCGTCGGGCGAGGTGGCCGTCTTGATGCGGGCCAGCTCCTCCATCAGGGTTTCGTCGAGATGCAGGCGGCCCGCGGTGTCGAGGATGACCGTGTCCCAGCCCTTCAGCCTCGCTTCGGCCAGGGCCGCGGCGCAGATGGCCACGGGATCCTTCTCCTCGGTGCGGAAGGAGGGGACGCCGGCATCCTTGGCCACCACATGCAGCTGCTCGATGGCTGCAGGGCGGTAGACATCCGCGGGCACCAGCAGGGGGGACCGGCCCAGCTTCTTGAGGAAGACCGCCAGCTTGCCGCAGGTGGTGGTCTTGCCCGCACCCTGCAGGCCCACCATCATCACCACCGTCGGCGGCTTGGCGGCGAAGGCTATGGGGTGTTCCGGCGCCTGGCCGCCCATGATCTCCACCAGTTCCCGGTGGACGATGTCGATGAAGGCCTGGGTGGGGTTGAGGCCCTGCATGACCTCGGCGCCGAGGGCCTTCTCCTTCACCCGCTGGAGGAAGGTGCGGGCCACGCTCACATGGACATCGGCTTCCAGGAGGGCCATGCGCACTTCGCGCAGCACGGCTTCGAGGTTGGCTTCCGTCAGCTTGGACTGGCCCCGGAGGGCCTTCATGGCCTGGCTGAGTTTCTGGGTGAGGCTGTCGAACATGGGACCCCGGCATGGACCAAACGGTCATTGTACCGGGCGGGATGCACTTTCCCCTGTTGGAAAAGGGATCCTGGGGCATAATCCTGACAAAAGGAGTCGGGATTATGCCCAACCGCCTTTCCGAAAGCCTGAGCCCCTATCTCCTCCAGCACGCCCACAACCCCGTCGACTGGTTTCCCTGGGGCGAAGAGGCCCTGGCGCGGGCCCGGGGTGAACAGAAACCGATCTTCCTCAGCATCGGCTACAGCGCCTGTCACTGGTGTCATGTCATGGAGCGGGAGAGCTTCGAGAACCCGGCCGTGGCCGAGGTGCTGAACGCGAACTTCGTGAGCATCAAGGTGGACCGGGAGGAGCGGCCGGACCTGGACGACCTCTACATGGAC harbors:
- the ffh gene encoding signal recognition particle protein; translated protein: MFDSLTQKLSQAMKALRGQSKLTEANLEAVLREVRMALLEADVHVSVARTFLQRVKEKALGAEVMQGLNPTQAFIDIVHRELVEIMGGQAPEHPIAFAAKPPTVVMMVGLQGAGKTTTCGKLAVFLKKLGRSPLLVPADVYRPAAIEQLHVVAKDAGVPSFRTEEKDPVAICAAALAEARLKGWDTVILDTAGRLHLDETLMEELARIKTATSPDEIFFVADAMTGQDAVRSATAFHEKLGITGVVLTKTDGDTRGGAAFSIKQATGQPLKFVGEGEKLEDFQRFHPDRMAQRILGMGDVLSLIEHAKDKLDEKEAEVMAKRLAKNQFTLEDMRKQFQQVQKLGSMNKILGMLPGLGQMKEQLASVATDKRIKHLEAIINSMTPAERANHNLLDGKRKRRIASGSGRPVSEINQLIKQFVETKKMMGQMNDPKFMARMQRMAKMGGGPNLPF